The proteins below come from a single Cervus canadensis isolate Bull #8, Minnesota chromosome 2, ASM1932006v1, whole genome shotgun sequence genomic window:
- the LOC122426695 gene encoding olfactory receptor 10T2, translating into MQGFNRTTVITQFILVGFSSLEKLQLLLFVIFLLLYLTILMANGTIMTIICFSRTLHTPMYGFLFILSFSESCYTFVIIPQLLVHLLSATKTISFIACATQLFFFLGFACTNCFLIAVMGYDRYVAICHPLRYTLIMNKRLGLGLVSLSTVTGFFIALVATNLICGMHFCGPNRVNHYFCDMAPVIKLACTDTHVKELALFSLSILVIMVPFLLILISYGFIVNTILKIPSAEGKRKAFATCASHLTVVFVHYGCASIVYLRPKSKSASDKDQLVAVTYTVVTPLLNPLVYSLRNQEVKTALKRVLGMPVATKRSNKKLQR; encoded by the coding sequence ATGCAAGGTTTCAATAGAACCACTGTGATTACCCAGTTCATCCTGGTGGGGTTTTCTAGCCTGGAGAAGCTCCAACTGCTACTTTTTGTCATCTTCCTTCTCTTGTACTTGACAATCCTAATGGCCAATGGAACCATCATGACTATTATCTGCTTCAGCAGGACTTTACACACTCCCATGTATGGTTTCctattcattctttccttttctgagtcCTGCTACACTTTCGTCATCATCCCTCAGCTGCTGGTCCACCTGCTTTCGGCCACCAAGACTATCTCTTTCATAGCCTGTGCCACCCAGCTCTTCTTCTTCCTTGGCTTTGCATGTACCAACTGCTTTCTCATTGCTGTGATGGGATATGATCGCTATGTGGCAATTTGCCACCCTCTGAGGTACACACTCATCATGAACAAAAGGCTAGGTTTGGGGTTGGTATCTCTGTCAACAGTCACAGGTTTCTTTATTGCTTTGGTGGCCACCAACCTCATATGTGGCATGCATTTTTGTGGCCCAAACAGGGTCAACCACTATTTCTGTGACATGGCACCAGTTATTAAGTTAGCCTGCACAGACACCCATGTGAAAGAACTAGCTCTGTTCAGCCTCAGCATCCTGGTAATCATGGTGCCTTTTCTGCTAATTCTCATATCCTATGGCTTCATTGTTAATACCATCCTGAAGATCCCCTCggctgagggcaagaggaaagcATTTGCCACCTGTGCCTCGCACCTCACTGTGGTCTTTGTCCACTATGGCTGTGCCTCCATCGTATACCTTCGGCCCAAATCCAAGTCTGCTTCAGACAAAGACCAGTTGGTGGCGGTGACCTACACTGTTGTTACTCCCCTGCTTAACCCTCTTGTCTACAGTCTCAGGAACCAGGAGGTGAAGACTGCCCTGAAAAGGGTTCTGGGGATGCCTGTGGCAACCAAGCGATCCAACAAAAAATTGCAACGTTAA